A window of Ptychodera flava strain L36383 chromosome 1, AS_Pfla_20210202, whole genome shotgun sequence contains these coding sequences:
- the LOC139143343 gene encoding heparan sulfate glucosamine 3-O-sulfotransferase 1-like: MVQCKADCKYPCDESEPRRHPTAMEWKYIFSMRNLTIFVACAVAALVYIVLDTVDLRNHFKKLSVGEGSNIFLDQNDSSSIHVTAKTTSDIKSLYGRLNVEDYLQIRSYNSCYSLTDSASPFAHSEETLLPDVERQHRGCRKRLPDFVIIGAKKCGTGALTYFLNTHPGIAWAGREIHFFDANYDKGLSWYTQRMPYTTAKQLVFEKTPKYFVFPHDVPRKMYTDLSPTVKIVLILCDPVRRAVSDFLHESLIRSSVGQRMETSRIPNHYFLATNFAESVMEKSGNLNYYNELIDTGIYIKHILRWLEYFPPSQIHAVDAGLFKSDIVSEMQRLEKFLEVPAYFNASHFYYNSDSEVYCLTFPIKICPSAVHGRTLRTADEKVLRVLREFYRPYNRHLSKLLNWKLTWMDG, translated from the coding sequence ATGGTCCAGTGCAAAGCAGACTGCAAGTACCCATGCGATGAATCGGAGCCGCGCCGGCATCCAACGGCAATGGAGTGGAAATATATATTTAGCATGAGAAACCTAACTATTTTTGTGGCCTGTGCTGTTGCTGCACTAGTTTACATCGTTTTAGACACCGTGGATCTGAGGAACCACTTTAAAAAGTTGTCCGTCGGAGAAGGAAGCAATATTTTCCTGGATCAGAACGATTCTTCGTCCATCCATGTCACAGCAAAAACTACCAGCGACATTAAGTCTTTGTATGGGCGCCTGAACGTTGAAGATTATCTTCAGATTCGGTCTTACAACTCTTGCTACAGTTTGACGGATTCGGCGAGTCCCTTTGCACACAGTGAAGAAACGCTTCTGCCAGACGTAGAGAGGCAACATCGCGGCTGCCGAAAGCGGCTTCCAGACTTTGTCATCATTGGAGCAAAGAAATGTGGAACGGGCGCGCTGacttattttttgaacacacaCCCAGGAATTGCCTGGGCAGGACGAGAAATCCACTTCTTTGACGCAAACTACGACAAGGGATTGTCCTGGTACACACAACGTATGCCTTACACAACAGCCAAGCAGCTCGTATTTGAGAAAACacctaaatattttgtttttccgcACGACGTGCCCAGGAAAATGTACACTGATCTGTCTCCGACTGTGAAAATAGTTCTTATTCTCTGCGACCCTGTTCGTCGAGCCGTATCCGATTTTCTTCACGAAAGTCTCATACGTTCGTCAGTAGGACAGCGCATGGAAACCTCAAGAATTCCAAATCATTACTTCTTGGCTACGAATTTTGCAGAGTCGGTCATGGAAAAATCCGGGAATTTAAACTACTACAACGAATTAATCGACACTGGAATATATATTAAGCACATACTGCGATGGTTAGAGTATTTTCCACCGAGTCAGATACATGCTGTTGATGCGGGGTTATTCAAATCTGATATCGTCTCAGAAATGCAACGACTGGAGAAGTTTTTGGAGGTACCAGCTTACTTTAATGCAAGCCACTTCTACTACAACTCCGACAGCGAAGTCTATTGTCTCACTTTCCCAATCAAAATATGCCCATCTGCAGTACATGGACGGACTTTGAGAACAGCCGATGAGAAGGTATTGCGGGTGCTACGGGAATTCTACAGACCCTACAACCGGCATCTGTCGAAGCTACTCAACTGGAAACTCacgtggatggatggataa